ATTTCAAATCACAACAACTACTTTCAACTCATTTTTATCTTCCTCAAACCATTCCATAAACCATTTTCCAAAAACAATTCCATTAACAATGTCTCTACGAGGGTGACTCAAACAGAAGATCTTTGTTTGTCGAGGTGTCGGATGTTGAGGCGACCGGACCCTGTTACCGGTAGGTGTGAAGGCGAATCCTTTTGGAACCACGTTACTAAAACAGGGACACTACTAAAGAACCACGAAGCAAAGATCAACTAATAGGTAACTAGACCAAAATTCGGAAGGAATGTAAGTAGTTTGAGGCAATTTGCTCGCACTTGAATACACATGAGAGGACTAGCTCTAATGAGCAATATTATGTAACGGCACATCAGCTATAACGGGAGAAGCATGGGAGGGGCTTGAGATACAATCATTGCTACAGGGAGCCTATCATGGTTCCTTTTTAATTGTTCTGAATTATGATGTGTTTTTAGTTTATTCAAGTgtgttttagtatttttattaagtgtgttttagtagttttattaagtgtgttttagtaGTTTGAATTATGTATTGTCTTTTAGTATcgtaatgttttaatttaagtattttaataaaatattgccTACTTGATAATTTAATAACAACAgaagtttattcataattttaaaaacattacaaacttaataaagagaaacatacaacataattgTTCGTAGAACACATTATTAAAACGTcgactttaaaaattttaaaacaaggCTAGTGAAATTGTTATAATtcaacaaaaactaaaattcaTTCTTCATACTGTTGGACGAGTTCGGCTTTTAATGAAATGGTTGAGGGATCAACCGCGGTTACTAGACGTCGAGGATACAAACGTTGGTCAATAATTGCCAGGACAGTTGAACTAGGAACTACCTAAGGAATCAACAGCTTCAGAAACAGTGAGGAAGATGCAGTCTCTTCCAATTTTATCAACGAACTTTGCAAGCTTTAGCTTGTGAATCACTCGCCATTTTGGGCTCGTGATGACTAACTGCAAGCAAACCTTAAAATCTCATCTACATTGTACAGTACAAGTAACGGCATAAAGGTTAATTATGGACTATATCAACATGAGAGTAAATAGTCATCAATCACATATATAGGGTGATTAGAATCTCACTTTGATGCCTTTTGAAAGCAACTTCTTATTGGTTTCTTCCAATGCTATAATTCCAGCGTAATCAATATTCGTCACACCTACATATACCATGAGAAAATCACGGTCCCTGaatcaaaaaaacaaagtttgtcATATATTATGGATTATATTTGCTTACTGGACATGTCGAGGATTACTCCAGTGATAGGTGTTTTCAtagcttctttttctttctcttcggCTACCCATTTCAGTATCCTTAAACAAGATTAGTAAAAACAGAACGAAAAAAGATGATGAAACACGTTTCTTGATTAAGTTTTCTGTAAATAGCATATCAAACATATACCTATCTCTAAGGGGATTTGCATTTGTAAAGCAAAGCAAGCCAGAATTGAGGCGGATTATTAGAACACCTGCAACCGGATGAGCCACAGTGTACTGACTAACTTCACAGAAAATATCTGTTCCCGGAAGCCTCCCTAGCTCTTCCACACGAGGTCGTAAAGCACTAAGGTTTATCTTAGCAAATGAAACAGCAACCTGTAGAATATGAAAGCCGTTATTGTTCGTTGAGATGTGTTCTGCTAATGCGAATTGTAGCTTTCTGTTGTTAAAACTTGGTTACAAATTTCGATTATTAACACAACCTATAGTCTAAATTTAAACAGATTTAGAGAAAATATAAGTTGATATTTTCGTCAGTTATCTGTTCACAGTCACAAGATGATTTCAACTACTCTGTCATGTTTCAGTGTTGTTATTTTAGAAATGAAAGCACCTTCTTAAGGGCTCAATCCACTCGATATAGTTTAACTTATATGAGTAATATTTTCGTTATGGCAGCCATTTTGGGAACCAGATATGAAGTTACTAATAAATCTAACATGCTTACTGCAATCATAAGTCCCATCTCTACCGAAGCAAATAACACACCAAAGAAAGCTCCAGCACAAGCCAAAAAGTCCAATTTGTCGACTTTCCAGATATGATAAGCTTCACTATAGTTAATTAACCCAGGGAGTGCAGATAAAATAATTGATGATAGTATAGCAACTGGAGTGTAGTATAAAAGCCCCGTTAACAGTTGCAGCATTACAATCACAGTGATAGCCATGACTACATTAGACATTGCGGTTTGGCAGCCAGCATAAAAGTTAACAGCAGTGCGTGCAAATGCACCTGAATCAATTAAGCCAAgaataaaagttaaatttatgtttcttgttaGTTTTTGGCCTCGACTAACTTGTATATATAGTACACATACCGTCAGGTTGTCTTTGAGTATATAAACATTCAAAcgcatttttcatatttaaaaaagaatcCAAGATCCTGCAAAATTATTGAATTTTTTGACTAATATATTTACCAGGGTAACAGTtgcccttttacccaaaaacaaTCAACGATATAACATGTATCTTAATATTTGCAGTTAAGCAGAAGTTAAGTTTATTAAGTGCGAACTACCTGTTGCCACATAACATGAAGACATAGATCCAGCAATGTTCATGGATCCGATAGCTATCATTTCTTTATTTCCGTCAATAGTATACCCATTGATTGTTGCAAAAGACCGGCCAACAGCCAAAGCTTCCTGTAAATACATTACCAGAAAAATTTACTAAACCAGATAATCTTTTTAATACTATTGATTAGAAAAATGTATGCattgtgtttattttttgaGCTACACAAACCGTTAGAGAAATGATGGCACAAACGAGCCCGATTCTAATTGACTCCCGGAGGTGTGGACTGTTAAACTGCAGCTGACTAACCGAGCTTGGATTCAATCCTCctttgatatgtttgattattttaaCTCCATGTTCATCAGCTCTCGTTAGGTAAACAATCACGGTGGAGAGAATGACTGATACTAGAGGAGCAATAGCTGGTAACCAGAATAACTTTCTGTTCCTTTTTCCCTGAAAATTTAATGGTTCAAACTAACATAAAGCAACAACTAACAATAATTAGTAAGGAGAGTTTAAACTTGTTGTTCTGCTTACAATAAACCGCGTGATAAATATGAAGATGAGGAATGAGCATCCAAGGATAAAATTATAAGGAGACCACTGTTAAAATGAGATGACTGTTTAGCTAATGGATTGAAGTAAAAAAGATAATCAACAAAGCAATTCCTTATTGAACACCCTGCAATGAGTTTCGGGGTATGAAaattcatttaatatattagaatatagaatgtatatatatatatgtctagcAAAAAAAAGGCGAAAACTTACTGAAGTCTTGAATGATTTAACAACAGCAATCAACACAGAAACCACATCAGTTTTTGTGGTGAAATGGCTTATGGCAAGCAAACCTTTTAGCTGTTGCAGACCTATGACAATGGCTGCACCTGCCATGAACCCCACGATAGCCGCTTGTGACAGAAAATCAATGAGAAAACCCAGCCTACAAATCAATAACAATAACGACAGATTATGACATAGAGAAATTACACTGAACTGGAAGAGCACTCGGATTTCATAAAGCAGAGAAGATTaaacaatacctgaacaatccaaAAAGAGCTTGGAACATGCCGGTGAAGAAGGTGACGGTGAACACAAGCTTTGTATAGGATACTGGGTCAAGCACAGGATTTACTACTTTTGATACCATGGCAGATATCAGAAGTGAAACCACCGCCACTGGACCGATGGCTAACTCTCGTGAAGTCCCCATAGTCGAATATATTAAAGGAGGCACAAGACTAGTATCTATGGaagtataagagaacatattTGAAAGATACAAAATAAGCAAAAGTTCTTATTACGAGACATATATTTGAAACAACGATCTTGTAAAGACTTACATAGGCCATATTGAGGTTTAAGTTGAGCTAAAGCAGCATATCCAATACTCTGCAAAacttaagttcaattgtttgTTAAAAACAGagaaatttgatatatatatattgcttatATAGTGTGTCTTTTGGTCAAAAAATGTACCTGGGGTATGCATAAGCTGGCAACGGTTAACCCTGAAAGCAAGTCACTCTTGAACGTGGAAAGCTTGTAGTCTTTAGCCCAGCTGAGTATTGGAAACACGGAACGCAAAAACGCCACAACCTGAGCGAATGGACGTTGTGACGAACTGAGTGTCTTGTTATTCCTACAAAATACAGTATTTCTGATTGAACCAAGAATCTCTTGGCAAAAACTAGGAGGGTCAGGTGAATCAAGAACCCATTTGTTCCGTTCAGTTATCTGCTGATGGTCTTCAGGACTAAGCTGTAGCTGATCTTGTTTTTCAACATGAAAGACATGATCAGTTGCAGCGATAGAGATATCAGATGGCAGCGAGGCAgccattctttttt
The Erigeron canadensis isolate Cc75 chromosome 2, C_canadensis_v1, whole genome shotgun sequence DNA segment above includes these coding regions:
- the LOC122586672 gene encoding low affinity sulfate transporter 3-like, with product MAASLPSDISIAATDHVFHVEKQDQLQLSPEDHQQITERNKWVLDSPDPPSFCQEILGSIRNTVFCRNNKTLSSSQRPFAQVVAFLRSVFPILSWAKDYKLSTFKSDLLSGLTVASLCIPQSIGYAALAQLKPQYGLYTSLVPPLIYSTMGTSRELAIGPVAVVSLLISAMVSKVVNPVLDPVSYTKLVFTVTFFTGMFQALFGLFRLGFLIDFLSQAAIVGFMAGAAIVIGLQQLKGLLAISHFTTKTDVVSVLIAVVKSFKTSWSPYNFILGCSFLIFIFITRFIGKRNRKLFWLPAIAPLVSVILSTVIVYLTRADEHGVKIIKHIKGGLNPSSVSQLQFNSPHLRESIRIGLVCAIISLTEALAVGRSFATINGYTIDGNKEMIAIGSMNIAGSMSSCYVATGAFARTAVNFYAGCQTAMSNVVMAITVIVMLQLLTGLLYYTPVAILSSIILSALPGLINYSEAYHIWKVDKLDFLACAGAFFGVLFASVEMGLMIAVAVSFAKINLSALRPRVEELGRLPGTDIFCEVSQYTVAHPVAGVLIIRLNSGLLCFTNANPLRDRILKWVAEEKEKEAMKTPITGVILDMSSVTNIDYAGIIALEETNKKLLSKGIKLVITSPKWRVIHKLKLAKFVDKIGRDCIFLTVSEAVDSLGSS